A single Arachnia propionica DNA region contains:
- a CDS encoding Ig-like domain-containing protein, giving the protein MRLERSRTSWRRVATVVFVVIATLAAFLVAGTAPAQARINSEIVFTDAVLKHVDQSGNPVADRQEVWQGDHLELDVNYDGSNTRVAFGDEFTIELPSFLRLQDTTARRPMTTADGTRAGECALNNTGTNSTISCVFKEAVRRKKDVKGSIRVNLQVAATTTVAVAEVRINGRTQTIPMPYDKPVTVKPTVPWQPAGKPSGQAEQLTSNSKGVNWDVTVPGAWLNTNYPSGSRVVMNNTVTPGSFSHDSADWAYSRVIEECADPRNPNAGLSRVVADGIGKSVDGFRLKVDISAQQRSVLTMNGPWSSRCNYHVKLRSLFNDNQTVDKSATYVNTTSFENVSEPVTTETRYQETFASTVSYRDAGKVMLPSGPVETPLASESA; this is encoded by the coding sequence ATGCGTCTTGAACGTTCGCGCACGTCGTGGCGGCGTGTCGCGACCGTGGTCTTCGTCGTGATCGCGACGCTGGCCGCCTTCCTCGTCGCCGGGACGGCCCCGGCGCAGGCGAGGATCAACTCCGAAATCGTCTTCACCGATGCCGTCCTCAAACACGTGGACCAGTCGGGAAACCCCGTCGCCGACCGCCAGGAGGTCTGGCAGGGCGACCACCTCGAACTCGACGTCAACTACGACGGAAGCAACACCCGGGTGGCGTTCGGCGACGAGTTCACGATCGAGCTTCCCAGTTTCCTCAGGCTCCAGGACACCACCGCCCGTAGACCGATGACCACCGCCGACGGGACCAGAGCGGGCGAGTGCGCCCTCAACAACACAGGAACGAACTCGACCATCAGCTGCGTCTTCAAGGAGGCGGTCCGTAGGAAGAAGGACGTCAAGGGCTCCATCCGCGTCAACCTCCAGGTCGCCGCCACCACCACCGTCGCGGTCGCCGAGGTCCGGATCAACGGCAGGACCCAGACCATTCCCATGCCCTACGACAAACCCGTGACCGTCAAACCCACCGTGCCGTGGCAGCCCGCGGGCAAACCGAGCGGCCAGGCAGAACAACTCACATCCAACTCCAAGGGAGTCAACTGGGACGTCACGGTCCCCGGCGCTTGGTTGAACACGAACTACCCGTCCGGTTCCCGGGTCGTCATGAACAACACCGTCACTCCGGGAAGCTTCTCCCACGACTCCGCCGACTGGGCCTACAGCCGCGTGATCGAGGAGTGTGCCGATCCGCGGAACCCGAACGCCGGCCTCTCCCGCGTCGTCGCGGACGGCATCGGCAAGAGCGTCGACGGATTCCGGTTGAAGGTGGACATCTCCGCTCAGCAGCGCAGCGTCCTCACCATGAACGGCCCGTGGAGCAGCCGCTGCAACTATCACGTCAAACTGCGTTCCCTGTTCAACGACAACCAGACCGTCGACAAGTCCGCCACCTACGTCAACACCACATCCTTCGAGAACGTCAGCGAGCCGGTGACCACCGAGACCAGATACCAGGAAACCTTCGCCTCCACCGTCAGCTACCGCGACGCAGGGAAGGTGATGCTGCCCTCCGGTCCCGTCGAAACGCCCCTGGCTTCCGAGAGCGCGTAA
- a CDS encoding DUF5979 domain-containing protein — protein MNHPRSLLRRAAGAAAALVVASAALLSAGSSPARADQNTDIKFGPVTLTHVTDKGEAIPAPGRQLYKGDWFYLNVDFDATKANPKPGQSFTIDLPEPFVNRDGGNSRGDVIKPLEYTDSKGATVKAGECKVDKSRITCTFGDAIEGKLDVVGKIQAQLLALGTTDKTSSVLTINGKEYTVAHPWNEDITLRPAVQFKPSTRLTKGAKGVGTNSTWINWRVLLGGSWLKANYPNGGPVTATDVIQDGLEVPDPATIKLVEVQAGPDGTGETERVVATADGKVKKDGYGIQASFEGKTVTFKVTGSLSTDKNYRIDFDTRFTGGGRIVPGHEYRNQAHLVEANKDTNVFTRSYFESFSATISYRQGFGGFQVTKASAGSAVPPAGQKFDVTVAYKLPNGKTAADFPGWDAPANPARMTVTVGQTTPSVTFPAGTEITLTEDVATANPAANGITWGDPKFSSEDSRVTIGGDSRTATFTVADQTTLPVLLTNNATRTTGEPPAPPAPDPGNPDPTDPADPGESDPVDPSESAKAPKTVPTPMRPGLPRTGHEG, from the coding sequence ATGAATCACCCGCGTTCGCTTCTGCGACGGGCGGCCGGCGCAGCCGCAGCCCTCGTGGTCGCCTCCGCAGCGTTGCTCAGCGCCGGCAGTTCCCCCGCTCGGGCCGACCAGAACACCGACATCAAGTTCGGGCCGGTTACCCTCACCCACGTCACCGACAAGGGTGAGGCGATCCCCGCCCCCGGCCGCCAGCTCTACAAGGGGGACTGGTTCTACCTGAACGTCGACTTCGACGCCACCAAGGCCAACCCCAAACCGGGCCAGTCCTTCACCATCGACCTGCCTGAGCCCTTCGTCAACCGGGACGGCGGAAACTCCCGTGGTGACGTGATCAAACCCCTCGAGTACACCGACTCGAAGGGCGCCACCGTAAAGGCCGGCGAGTGCAAGGTCGACAAGAGCCGGATCACCTGCACCTTCGGCGATGCCATAGAGGGCAAACTCGATGTCGTGGGCAAGATCCAGGCCCAGCTGCTGGCCCTGGGCACCACCGACAAGACCTCCAGCGTCCTCACCATCAACGGCAAGGAATACACCGTCGCCCATCCCTGGAACGAGGACATCACCCTCCGCCCGGCGGTGCAGTTCAAACCCAGCACCCGGCTCACCAAGGGCGCCAAGGGCGTGGGCACCAACAGCACCTGGATCAACTGGCGTGTCCTGCTGGGTGGTTCCTGGCTCAAGGCCAACTATCCGAACGGCGGCCCGGTCACCGCCACCGACGTCATCCAGGACGGTCTGGAGGTTCCCGATCCCGCCACCATCAAACTGGTGGAGGTCCAGGCAGGCCCGGACGGCACCGGCGAGACCGAACGCGTCGTCGCCACCGCCGACGGAAAGGTCAAGAAGGACGGCTACGGCATCCAGGCCTCCTTCGAGGGCAAAACCGTCACCTTCAAGGTGACCGGCTCACTTTCCACCGACAAGAACTACCGCATCGACTTCGACACCAGGTTCACTGGCGGCGGCAGGATCGTCCCCGGTCACGAATACCGCAACCAGGCGCACCTCGTGGAGGCGAACAAGGACACCAACGTGTTCACCCGCTCCTACTTCGAGTCGTTCAGTGCCACCATCTCCTACCGTCAGGGCTTCGGCGGCTTCCAGGTGACCAAGGCCAGCGCGGGCAGCGCAGTCCCCCCGGCTGGGCAGAAGTTCGACGTCACCGTCGCCTACAAGCTGCCGAACGGCAAGACCGCTGCGGACTTCCCAGGTTGGGACGCGCCCGCCAACCCAGCCAGGATGACGGTCACCGTCGGCCAGACCACCCCGTCGGTAACCTTCCCCGCGGGCACCGAGATCACCCTCACCGAGGACGTCGCCACCGCCAACCCGGCCGCCAACGGCATCACCTGGGGGGACCCGAAGTTCTCCTCCGAGGACAGCCGGGTCACCATTGGCGGGGACTCCAGGACCGCGACCTTCACCGTCGCCGACCAGACCACCCTGCCCGTCCTGCTGACCAACAACGCCACCAGGACAACCGGTGAACCCCCGGCGCCCCCGGCCCCCGATCCCGGGAATCCCGACCCCACCGACCCGGCCGATCCCGGGGAATCGGATCCCGTTGACCCCTCCGAATCCGCGAAGGCTCCCAAAACAGTGCCGACGCCCATGAGACCCGGACTGCCCAGGACCGGCCACGAAGGCTGA
- a CDS encoding DUF5979 domain-containing protein produces the protein MTDVRKTSPWRRFIAVLAALVLAVLGIPAHDTPARAEENDAIKFGPVTLTHVTETGDPVPPPGRQLLRGNFFFLDVSFDATAANPKPGDTFSISMPGPFVNRDAGNSQREVIKPLMVGATQVGDCNIKASLITCTLNDAVRGRTDILGTLRAQLVADGVTSRTSSTFVINGQNHVLQHPWGEDIVAPGIVPFTPGTRAVKGATGVGSGSKVINWRVIFGGTWLKNNYPNGGPVTIKDTISVGMEVPDPSTVQLIEVYGDPATGKATDRVVAKGDGTGELDGFKVTPSIEGRTVTFKVEGPLSTEKDYRVDFSTPFTGGDRVVPGFQYTNAATFVEAGHTTPTAIRSYFESFKAIVTYKQGFGGFEVGKNIRGDVVPPRGQKFDVTVNYALPAGTTAADYPGWDAPENPTKLTVTVGNTTPYMPTFPKGTVVTLSEDASSADPATPGIAWGAPVFSSANNKVSINGDKTQATFTVEDQVTLPVSLMNTTEASPNGAFAISKAVVDGGSTGADTFSVNYRCSAAGEGGVAAEGAVDVSAGAEKVVGRFPAGTTCEVISEDETAAARAGYSLAVDKGQPVTVVKDDTAKVNVTNTYTKDLGVFAISKTLVTGGSEGTDTFGIEYKCSAAGEDDDGAVAATGTVAVTAGEDRVVGRFPAGTTCEVVSEVPSPRAGYSLTLDKGQAVTVVKDDTVKVNVTNTYTKESAPIPGPSASPSVVPSVSPSPQPTGVPSVSPSQSGDPSASPGPTSSAGPTVTVNPTTPGVPAPTGQGTRRPPVRPGLPRTGS, from the coding sequence ATGACCGATGTCCGAAAGACGTCGCCGTGGCGGCGTTTCATCGCGGTGCTGGCTGCTCTCGTGCTGGCCGTGTTGGGTATCCCGGCACACGACACGCCGGCGCGTGCTGAGGAGAACGACGCCATCAAATTCGGTCCGGTGACATTGACCCACGTCACCGAGACCGGGGATCCCGTACCGCCTCCCGGGCGGCAGCTTCTCCGAGGGAATTTCTTCTTCCTGGACGTCTCCTTCGACGCAACGGCCGCCAATCCTAAGCCGGGGGACACCTTCTCCATTTCCATGCCCGGACCATTCGTGAACCGCGACGCGGGGAACTCCCAGCGGGAGGTCATCAAACCCCTCATGGTGGGTGCGACTCAGGTCGGTGACTGCAATATCAAGGCCAGCCTCATCACGTGCACCCTGAACGACGCGGTGCGGGGCCGCACAGACATCCTGGGGACGCTCCGGGCGCAGTTGGTGGCGGACGGGGTCACGTCCAGGACCAGCAGCACCTTCGTCATCAACGGACAGAACCATGTGCTCCAGCACCCCTGGGGCGAGGACATCGTCGCGCCCGGGATCGTGCCGTTCACCCCGGGCACCAGGGCGGTCAAGGGGGCCACCGGGGTCGGCTCCGGATCGAAGGTCATCAACTGGCGCGTCATCTTCGGTGGCACCTGGCTGAAGAACAACTACCCCAACGGCGGACCCGTCACCATCAAGGACACCATCAGCGTGGGCATGGAGGTGCCGGATCCTTCCACGGTGCAGCTCATCGAGGTGTACGGTGATCCCGCCACCGGCAAGGCCACCGACCGCGTCGTCGCCAAGGGGGACGGCACCGGTGAGCTGGACGGCTTCAAGGTGACCCCCAGCATCGAGGGGCGGACCGTCACCTTCAAGGTCGAGGGACCGCTTTCCACGGAGAAGGACTACCGGGTGGATTTCAGCACCCCCTTCACGGGCGGTGACAGGGTGGTTCCCGGATTCCAGTACACCAATGCTGCTACCTTCGTCGAGGCGGGCCACACCACTCCCACTGCTATTCGCAGCTATTTCGAGTCCTTCAAGGCAATCGTCACCTACAAGCAGGGTTTCGGTGGTTTCGAGGTAGGCAAGAACATCCGGGGCGACGTGGTCCCGCCGCGGGGCCAGAAATTCGACGTCACCGTCAACTACGCCCTGCCGGCAGGCACCACGGCAGCGGATTATCCCGGCTGGGACGCGCCTGAGAACCCGACGAAACTGACCGTGACAGTCGGGAACACCACGCCGTACATGCCGACCTTCCCCAAGGGAACGGTGGTCACCCTCAGCGAGGACGCGAGTTCCGCCGACCCCGCGACCCCCGGGATTGCCTGGGGTGCCCCGGTGTTCTCGTCGGCCAACAACAAGGTGAGCATCAACGGCGACAAAACCCAGGCCACCTTCACCGTCGAGGACCAGGTGACCCTTCCCGTCTCGCTGATGAACACCACCGAGGCCTCCCCCAACGGAGCCTTTGCGATTTCCAAGGCTGTTGTTGATGGTGGTTCCACCGGGGCTGACACGTTCAGTGTGAATTACAGGTGTTCAGCTGCTGGTGAGGGTGGGGTCGCTGCTGAGGGTGCAGTGGATGTGAGTGCTGGTGCGGAGAAGGTTGTGGGTAGATTCCCGGCCGGCACCACCTGTGAGGTGATTTCCGAGGACGAGACTGCGGCGGCCCGTGCTGGTTACTCCTTGGCCGTTGACAAGGGTCAGCCGGTGACCGTCGTCAAGGACGATACCGCCAAGGTGAATGTCACCAACACCTACACCAAGGATCTTGGTGTGTTTGCGATTTCCAAGACCCTCGTCACCGGTGGATCCGAGGGTACCGACACCTTCGGTATCGAGTACAAGTGCTCCGCCGCGGGTGAGGACGATGATGGTGCCGTCGCCGCCACGGGCACTGTGGCGGTGACCGCGGGTGAGGACAGGGTGGTTGGCAGGTTCCCGGCCGGCACCACCTGTGAGGTGGTCTCCGAGGTGCCGTCTCCGCGTGCCGGCTATTCCTTGACCCTTGACAAGGGCCAGGCGGTGACCGTCGTCAAGGATGACACCGTCAAGGTGAACGTCACCAACACCTACACCAAGGAATCCGCCCCGATCCCCGGGCCCTCCGCCTCGCCGTCGGTTGTCCCGAGTGTTTCGCCGTCGCCGCAGCCGACCGGTGTTCCGAGCGTTTCGCCGTCGCAAAGCGGTGATCCGAGCGCCTCGCCCGGCCCGACCTCGTCGGCTGGGCCCACCGTCACGGTGAACCCGACCACCCCCGGGGTTCCGGCGCCGACGGGACAGGGAACGAGGAGACCGCCCGTGAGGCCCGGCCTGCCGAGGACCGGCAGCTGA
- a CDS encoding TetR/AcrR family transcriptional regulator, translating to MSQVVTMNMQQPIPAPGTSLRERKKTAKQERILEVATRLFAEKGYEAVTTAEIAEAAEVGVGTLFRYAGSKAELLVAVMNSRFAEGIEAGLSEATEGRAMAESIIAILRPFVEESMTHPENMLAYEREALFGSVEHREKATSSVSRVEQAILQVLLLHQAKPRDPSADLEDIAHTIYAVLYLDIVKVITGRSAMADLPARVRRSVDFLTGALLKT from the coding sequence GTGAGCCAGGTGGTGACGATGAACATGCAGCAGCCGATACCGGCGCCGGGAACCTCGCTGCGCGAACGCAAGAAGACGGCCAAGCAGGAACGCATCCTGGAGGTCGCCACCAGGCTCTTCGCCGAGAAGGGTTACGAGGCGGTGACCACTGCGGAGATCGCGGAGGCCGCGGAGGTGGGGGTGGGCACCCTGTTCAGGTACGCCGGCTCCAAGGCCGAACTGCTCGTCGCCGTGATGAACAGTCGCTTCGCCGAGGGCATCGAGGCCGGCCTGTCGGAGGCGACGGAGGGGCGGGCGATGGCCGAGTCGATCATCGCCATCCTGCGGCCTTTCGTCGAGGAGTCGATGACCCACCCCGAGAACATGCTCGCGTACGAGCGCGAGGCCCTGTTCGGTAGCGTCGAGCACCGGGAAAAGGCCACCAGCAGCGTCTCGCGCGTCGAACAGGCCATCCTTCAGGTGTTGCTGCTCCACCAGGCGAAGCCGCGAGACCCCTCGGCTGATCTCGAGGACATCGCTCACACCATCTACGCCGTGCTGTACCTGGACATCGTCAAGGTCATCACCGGGCGCAGCGCCATGGCGGATCTTCCCGCTCGGGTGCGACGCTCCGTCGATTTCCTCACGGGGGCGCTGCTCAAGACCTGA
- a CDS encoding oleate hydratase — MTRRAYMIGAGIGNLAAAVYLIRDGGWRGDQIKILGLETHGANDGAAVKEFEGEYGHRPLGNSEGFLNRGGRMLNEETYENFWDVMGSVPSLDQPGKSVTQEILDFDHAHPTKDIGRLIDSEGLRVSGPKGYRHMQFTNKQRLLLTRLMMLPESRESELDDVSIRDWFAETPDFFETNFWWMWQTTFAFKDVSSAAELRRYMNRMILEFSRINTLEGVTRTPYNQYESVILPLRTHLQGQGVTFITNRKVTEFVFADTPLRDEIIVTGLRYEEVDNDDAEGLIEVRPEDLVFDTNGSITDSTSIGDLDTAVVEDHRYSPSALLWKQAAGRFYNLGHPDKFFNDRSQSEWTSFTVTTSDHDLINEISRLTRQLPGNALNTFVDSTPLISLVVHHQPHYHAQTPEQGVFWGYALHPRRSGDFIGKPFIEMTGREMLLETIGHLGRIDTTAHPITDRVDELMATVINVVPAHMPYASALFNRRTTLDRPKVVPDGSKNLAFVSQFAEMPFDMVFTEQYSVRCAQVAVYTLLGLDKPLTALHHYERDPRVLAKATRVMFR; from the coding sequence ATGACTCGCAGGGCGTACATGATCGGGGCGGGGATCGGGAACCTCGCCGCCGCCGTCTATCTGATCCGCGACGGCGGCTGGCGCGGCGATCAGATCAAGATCCTGGGGCTTGAAACGCACGGGGCGAACGACGGCGCGGCCGTCAAGGAATTCGAGGGCGAGTACGGGCACCGCCCGCTGGGCAATTCCGAGGGTTTCCTCAACCGAGGCGGGCGGATGCTCAACGAGGAGACCTACGAGAACTTCTGGGACGTGATGGGCAGCGTGCCGTCGCTGGACCAGCCGGGCAAGTCCGTCACGCAGGAGATCCTCGACTTCGACCACGCGCACCCCACCAAGGACATCGGCAGGCTGATCGACTCCGAGGGGCTGCGCGTCTCGGGCCCGAAGGGCTACCGGCACATGCAGTTCACCAACAAGCAGCGCCTGCTGTTGACCAGGCTGATGATGCTGCCGGAGTCGCGCGAGAGCGAACTCGACGACGTCTCGATCCGCGATTGGTTCGCCGAGACACCGGACTTCTTCGAGACGAATTTCTGGTGGATGTGGCAGACCACGTTCGCCTTCAAGGATGTCTCCTCCGCGGCCGAACTGCGTCGCTACATGAACCGCATGATCCTCGAGTTCTCCCGCATCAACACCCTGGAGGGGGTCACCCGCACGCCGTACAACCAGTACGAGTCGGTCATCCTGCCGCTGCGCACCCACCTGCAGGGGCAGGGCGTCACCTTCATCACCAACCGCAAGGTCACCGAGTTCGTCTTCGCGGACACCCCGCTGCGCGACGAGATCATCGTCACCGGCCTGAGGTACGAAGAGGTGGACAACGACGACGCCGAGGGCCTGATCGAGGTGCGCCCCGAGGATCTCGTGTTCGACACCAACGGTTCCATCACGGATTCGACGTCGATCGGGGACCTGGACACCGCGGTCGTCGAGGACCACCGTTACTCGCCGTCGGCCCTGCTGTGGAAACAGGCCGCGGGACGGTTCTACAATCTCGGCCACCCGGACAAGTTCTTCAACGACCGTTCGCAGTCGGAGTGGACGAGCTTCACCGTCACCACCTCCGATCACGACCTCATCAACGAGATCTCCCGGCTGACCCGTCAGCTGCCCGGAAACGCGCTGAACACCTTCGTCGACTCCACTCCGTTGATCTCCCTGGTGGTGCACCACCAGCCGCATTATCACGCCCAGACCCCCGAGCAGGGAGTCTTCTGGGGGTATGCGCTCCATCCGCGCCGCTCGGGAGATTTCATCGGCAAGCCGTTCATCGAGATGACGGGGCGGGAGATGCTGCTGGAGACGATCGGGCACCTGGGTCGCATCGACACCACCGCACATCCGATCACGGATCGCGTCGATGAGTTGATGGCGACGGTGATCAACGTGGTGCCCGCTCACATGCCCTACGCGTCGGCCCTGTTCAATCGGCGCACCACGCTGGACCGCCCGAAGGTGGTGCCCGACGGGTCGAAGAACCTGGCGTTCGTCAGCCAGTTCGCCGAGATGCCGTTCGACATGGTTTTCACCGAGCAGTACTCGGTGCGGTGCGCGCAGGTGGCCGTGTACACGCTGCTGGGCCTGGACAAGCCGTTGACGGCGCTGCATCACTACGAGCGGGATCCGCGTGTACTCGCCAAGGCGACCAGGGTGATGTTCCGCTAG